The DNA sequence ATAAGGCTCTACCAGAGGTAAGTGTCGTATTGGGTAAATTCTGCTGGGGGGCAGCTTTTCTCGGAGAGAGAGAGATTGGTAAAGGAGGTGGCAGTATCGGTTATTTCTGAAGCGGGATATCATAAACGCAAAAATTATTTTAATGGAGGTAAATAGTGGCTTACGAGACTATTATTTATGAGAAGAAAAACCGGGTAGCTTATATTACACAGAACCGCCCTGACGCTTTGAACGCATTGAGCTTCCAGATGAGCGCGGAGTTGATTGAGGCTTTTCAGGAAGCCGACAATGACGATGAAGTCTATGTTTCAGTGCTGACCGGGGTGGGGCGGGGCTTCAATGTGGGCGCTGACCAGAAAGAAGCGGCCCGGGTGTCACGTACCGGGGAGCGCCGGGGTGGCTACGGCGGCTACAGCGCACCAGCGAAAGCAAAAAAGCCGGTAGTCTGCGCGATTAACGGTATCTGTGCCGGCGGTGGACTGATTCTCCTGGGTGGCTGTGATGTGGTCATCTGTACTGATGACACCACCTTTTTTGACCCGCATGTGGAGATAGGCTGGCTGCCTCTGGGTGAGACCTTTGCTAGTGCGACTTATATCCCTTACGGAATAGCCATGCGCATGGCGCTGATGGGTAATTCGGAAAGAATGAATGCGGAGCGGGCTTACCAGATTGGTCTGGTCAGCGAGGTGGTGTCCAAGGACAAATTGATGCCGCGGGCAACGGAAATCGCCGAGATCATTGCTTCCAAGGCACCCCTGGCAACCAGATGGATACGGCGGGTAATGCGCCAGATTATGATTGATGACCCTCATGCCGTACCGATGGCGGAGGCGGAGAGGTGGGTGCATATGCCGGTGAACCGCTCACATGACGGGATTGAGGGGCCCCGTTCCTTTGCTGAGAAGCGCAAACCGGAGTGGAACGGTGAAGGTGGGCCGCTGGAGAGACAGACAAGGAACTTTTAAAGATAGGTAGGTGTGG is a window from the Dehalococcoidales bacterium genome containing:
- a CDS encoding enoyl-CoA hydratase/isomerase family protein, whose protein sequence is MAYETIIYEKKNRVAYITQNRPDALNALSFQMSAELIEAFQEADNDDEVYVSVLTGVGRGFNVGADQKEAARVSRTGERRGGYGGYSAPAKAKKPVVCAINGICAGGGLILLGGCDVVICTDDTTFFDPHVEIGWLPLGETFASATYIPYGIAMRMALMGNSERMNAERAYQIGLVSEVVSKDKLMPRATEIAEIIASKAPLATRWIRRVMRQIMIDDPHAVPMAEAERWVHMPVNRSHDGIEGPRSFAEKRKPEWNGEGGPLERQTRNF